The following are encoded in a window of Impatiens glandulifera chromosome 5, dImpGla2.1, whole genome shotgun sequence genomic DNA:
- the LOC124938996 gene encoding protein SOB FIVE-LIKE 5-like produces the protein MSNCESGWTLYLDLGTYDQDHQEMSVSSTTHEKIKHKEDDHDQDQEEEEEDSSMVSDASSGPPHFQEDDIEDGICFRQSLSIDATLLELGNSSSVKRRKIQESNPSFLDDDASSPILRIFL, from the coding sequence ATGAGTAACTGTGAATCCGGTTGGACTCTCTACTTAGATCTCGGTACTTATGATCAAGATCATCAAGAAATGAGTGTTTCTAGCACTACTCATGAAAAGATCAAGCACAAAGAAGATGATCATgatcaagatcaagaagaagaagaagaagattcgtCTATGGTCTCCGATGCATCCTCCGGGCCTCCACATTTCCAAGAAGATGACATCGAAGATGGAATATGCTTCCGCCAATCGTTGTCCATTGATGCTACATTACTCGAGCTCGGAAATAGTTCGAGTGTGAAGAGGCGGAAAATACAAGAGTCTAACCCTTCATTCCTAGACGACGATGCAAGTTCTCCAATCTTGAGAATATTTCTTTAG